A stretch of Salvelinus alpinus chromosome 4, SLU_Salpinus.1, whole genome shotgun sequence DNA encodes these proteins:
- the LOC139574482 gene encoding putative nuclease HARBI1, whose amino-acid sequence MKGQNCVFLSALTMACPFVRDVVDEEALVLRRAFRRERVFRDRLDPLAFPDDHLYERYRFSADGIRYLCRLLGPRIKHRTARSHALSVEQMVCVALRFFASGAFLYSVGDAEQLNKATICRTIRSVCLAIKALADVFISFPGHRRLCDIKEEFYRIAGFPNVIGAVDCTHIRIKAPSGAHEADFVNRKSFHSINVQMVCNADCVISNVVAKWPGSVHDSRIFRPSEIYQCLSQGEFSGVLLGDRGYGCQPFLLTPFTDPQEAQQAYNHAHARTRARVEMTFGLLKARFHCLHKLRVSPVRACDITVACAVLHNVACLRKERAPRVPPAMDWDNPAIFPDDDSGRLLRDQYVLNYFS is encoded by the exons atgaagggccaaaattgtgtgttcctttctgctctgacaatggcatgcccattcgtgcgagatgtggtggatgaagaagcacttgtgctgaggagagccttcaggcgagaaagggtcttcagggaccggttggacccactggccttccctgatgaccatctatatgaaagatacaggttttctgcagatggcattaggtatctatgcagactattgggtcccaggattaagcaccgcactgcacggagccatgcactgagtgtggagcaaatggtttgtgtggccttgcgcttttttgctagtggagccttcctgtactcagtgggggatgcagaacagctgaacaaggccacaatttgccgcacaataaggagtgtgtgtctggctatcaaagcattagcagatgtcttcatctccttccctggccacagaagactctgtgacatcaaagaggagttctataggattgcag gtttccccaatgtcattggtgcagtggactgcacacacataaggataaaagccccctcaggtgcccatgaggccgattttgtgaataggaaatcctttcacagcattaatgttcag atggtctgcaatgctgactgtgtgatcagcaatgttgtggcaaaatggcctggctcagtccatgactccagaatctttcggccctctgaaatctatcagtgcctatcacaag gtgaattctctggtgtgttgctgggagacagggggtatggctgccagccttttctcctgacacctttcacagacccccaggaagcacagcaggcctacaaccatgcccatgccaggaccagggccagagttgaaatgacctttggcctcctgaaggcacgctttcactgccttcacaaattaagggtcagccctgttagggcatgtgatattactgtggcttgtgctgtcctccacaatgtggcctgcctgaggaaggagagggcccccagagtgccaccagccatggactgggacaatccggcaatcttccctgatgacgacagtggtcggctgctgagggaccaatatgtgttgaattattttagttag